In the genome of Luteitalea pratensis, the window ACGGCGGCGCCGCTCCTACCATTGGTGAACCAGCACAATTTCAGAATTGCAGGAAGTTCAGAATTTCAGTCACGTCGTTGCACGCGAGGTGGTCGAAGCGCTGGGTGGAATTGTGTAATCCTGAACTTCTGACATTTCCTTCTACACAAACAATGAGGACACCGAGGTCTCCTCGTGGATGCTGCGAATCGCCTGCCCGAGCAGCCGCGCCACCGACAGGCAGATGATCTTCGAGGACGAGGCACAGGCCTCGCTCTGCGGGATCGTGTTGGTGACGATCAACTTCTCGATCGGCGACAGCTCGATGCGCTCGATCGCCGGTCCCGAGAGCACGCCGTGCACCGCGCAGGCGATGATCCGCTCGGCGCCGTTCACCTTCAGTGCCTGCGCCGCCTTCACGATCGTGCCGGCGGTGTCGATGATGTCGTCCTGCAGCACGCACGTGCGGCCGCGGACGTCACCAATCACATTCATCACCTCGGCCGCGCCCGTCTCCGAACTCCGGCGCTTGTCGATAATCGCCAGGTCCGCGCCGACGCGCTTGGCGTAGGCCCTTGCCCGTTCCGCACCACCGGCATCCGGGGAGACCACCGTGACGTTCGGGAAGTTCTGTCGCGCCAGGTAGTCGATGATGACCGGCGCGGCGAACAGGTGGTCCACCGGGATGTCGAAAAACCCCTGAATCTGGGCCTTGTGCAGGTCCATCGTCAGAATGCGGTTGGCGCCCGCCGCACTCAGCAGGTTGGCCACCAGCTTGGCCGAAATCGGCACGCGCGGCTTGTCCTTGCGATCCTGCCTCGCGTAGCCGTAGTACGGAATCACCGCGGTGATGCGCGAGGCCGACGAGCGGCGAAACGCATCGATCATCACGCAGAGTTCCATGATGTTCGCGTCCACGTGCCGCGACGTCGGCTGCACGATGAACACGTCGGTCCCACGGATGTTCTCGTCGATCTGGAACGAGACCTCCGTGTCCGGGAATCGTTGAAGGCGCGCTTGCCCCGGCGCGACACACAGGAATTCCGAGATTTCCTGGGCCAGCTGGGGATGGGCACTTCCCGAGAACACCTTCAGATTCGATCGCGCCATCGCCGTCCGTCGAAGCCGTTACGCACCATCAACTGCTTCCGCGCGGCCCCCTGGAACGCGCCGCGCGCGGACAGGTTGGCTGGGGCGGAAGGATTCGAACCTTCGAATGCGGGATTCAAAGTCCCGTGCCTTACCGCTTGGCGACGCCCCAGTGTCGGCCAAAGACGCACCGGTGTTGTTCAACTCCGATGTCTGCGCACCTCCCGACCGCTGGCGATCTGCTCGTCGCCGCATCGACACCGGGTGAAGGCTCCTCGGGGACACGTCCCCCGAGGTGCGCAAACCGATAGCCTACACGAGCGCGCTCAGCTCGACAAGCTCGGTCCGTCAGATAGCGCCGGGCTGTCCCCAGCCCGGCGTCCCGCGAGGTGCCGGTTCGGCCGGCTGGAACAGCCGGCCGCTACCTTACAGCTGTGGCGGACTGGTACTCGGACCGGGACAGAAGGCGCGTGTGCCACACCCGGGTGCCGTCAGGCCAGCCGGATGCCAGGGCCGCGAGGTTGGCCGCTGGCTCGAACAGTCCGAAGCACGCCGAACCACTGCCGGACATGCCGGCATGGGCGGCGCCCGCGCCGCGTAGCCGATCGACGATGGCGCTGATCTCTGGATGCCGTGCCGACACCGGTCCTTCCAGGTCATTCCCGAAGCTCGACGTTCGGCCTTCGGCGTTCGGCCTTCGGCCTTCAACCTTCAGCGTTCGGCGTTCGGCGTTCAGCGTTCGGCGTTCGGCGTTCAGCGTTTCATCAAACCAGCCGT includes:
- a CDS encoding ribose-phosphate diphosphokinase, whose protein sequence is MARSNLKVFSGSAHPQLAQEISEFLCVAPGQARLQRFPDTEVSFQIDENIRGTDVFIVQPTSRHVDANIMELCVMIDAFRRSSASRITAVIPYYGYARQDRKDKPRVPISAKLVANLLSAAGANRILTMDLHKAQIQGFFDIPVDHLFAAPVIIDYLARQNFPNVTVVSPDAGGAERARAYAKRVGADLAIIDKRRSSETGAAEVMNVIGDVRGRTCVLQDDIIDTAGTIVKAAQALKVNGAERIIACAVHGVLSGPAIERIELSPIEKLIVTNTIPQSEACASSSKIICLSVARLLGQAIRSIHEETSVSSLFV